In Fragaria vesca subsp. vesca unplaced genomic scaffold, FraVesHawaii_1.0 scf0512930, whole genome shotgun sequence, the following are encoded in one genomic region:
- the LOC101297896 gene encoding transcription factor HBP-1b(c1)-like yields MGFSRTFEEAEERAGEQHRLETKLASFMASSLQGNQLDPQQQQQQQQEHHHQSHHQIQNHHHHQQQQQQQQQQQQQQQHHHEIQYATMQPSSSNIPSVNFIGSSKDSGAYDLGELDQALFLYLDGQQQEHHHHHQAPHHVQDQRHQTSSGMRPPTLNIFPSQPMHVEPSSTKGVSTAGIVSSATSGSKRPSEPSMELANPRKIDAAAPSGPPEPAKTIKREGNRKGPTTSSSEQEGPKTPDPKTLRRLAQNREAARKSRLRKKAYVQQLESSRIKLTQLEQELQRARTQGIFFGGGLVGAEQGVPVGINNISSDAAVFDIEYARWLEEHHRLMCELRAAVQEHLPENELRLFVDNCLAHYDEVMNLKSMVAKTDVFHIFSGMWKTPAERCFMWMGGFRPSEVIKIIVTQIEPLTEQQLMAICSLQQSTSEAEDALTQGLEALNQSLSDTIASDSLSMPPNMANYMGQMALAMNKLSTLEGFVRQADNLRLQTIHRLQTLLTTRQSARCLLAIAEYFHRLRALSSLWMGRPRQDHQG; encoded by the exons ATGGGGTTTTCGAGAACTTTTGAGGAGGCAGAAGAAAGAGCAGGAGAGCAACATCGATTGGAAACAAAGCTTGCTAGTTTCATGGCTTCCAGTCTTCAAGGAAATCAGCTCGACccgcaacaacaacaacaacaacaacaagagcatcatcatcaaagtcatcatcaaatacaaaaccaccaccaccatcagcagcagcagcagcaacagcaacagcaacagcaacaacaacagcatcatcatgaaattcaatACGCAACGATGCAGCCATCATCCTCCAACATCCCATCTGTGAACTTCAT AGGAAGCAGCAAAGACAGTGGAGCATATGATCTGGGCGAGCTAGATCAAGCCCTTTTCCTCTACCTTGATggacaacaacaagagcatcatcatcatcatcaagctcCCCATCACGTTCAAGACCAACGAC ATCAAACTAGCTCAGGAATGAGGCCTCCGACTTTGAACATCTTCCCATCTCAGCCTATGCACGTAGAGCCATCATCAACCAAA GGTGTTAGTACTGCTGGAATAGTTTCTTCTGCAACGAGTGGTTCAAAGAGACCATCAGAACCGTCCATGGAGTTGGCCAACCCACGCAAAATTGATGCTGCTGCTCCATCTGGACCTCCTGAACCTGCCAAGACAATCAAA CGTGAGGGTAACCGCAAAGGACCAACTACATCAAGTTCAGAGCAAGAAGGACCTAAAACACCAGACCCTAAG ACACTGAGACGGCTTGCTCAGAATAGAGAGGCAGCCAGGAAAAGCAGGCTCAGAAAGAAG GCATATGTTCAGCAGTTAGAGTCGAGTAGGATTAAGCTCACACAGCTGGAACAAGAGCTGCAAAGAGCTAGAACTCAG ggcattttctttggaggtggtcttGTAGGAGCAGAACAAGGAGTTCCAGTTGGTATAAACAACATTAGCTCAG ACGCTGCTGTTTTCGACATAGAGTATGCTCGCTGGCTCGAGGAGCACCACCGCCTGATGTGTGAACTCCGAGCAGCTGTGCAAGAGCATTTGCCCGAGAATGAGCTGAGGCTGTTTGTGGACAACTGTTTGGCACACTATGATGAGGTGATGAACCTCAAGAGCATGGTGGCCAAAACCGATGTGTTTCACATTTTTTCAGGCATGTGGAAGACTCCAGCTGAAAGATGCTTCATGTGGATGGGTGGATTCCGGCCCTCTGAGGTCATTAAG ATTATTGTGACCCAAATCGAGCCACTGACGGAGCAGCAACTAATGGCTATTTGTTCATTACAACAATCCACGAGTGAAGCTGAAGACGCTCTCACCCAAGGGCTTGAAGCTCTGAACCAGTCTCTCTCGGACACCATAGCCTCCGACTCACTGAGCATGCCTCCTAACATGGCTAACTACATGGGTCAGATGGCTTTAGCCATGAACAAGCTCTCTACCCTCGAAGGGTTCGTCAGACAG GCTGATAATCTGAGGCTGCAGACGATTCACCGGCTGCAAACACTCCTGACCACCCGCCAATCGGCACGGTGTTTGCTGGCAATCGCCGAGTACTTCCATCGTCTCCGAGCTCTCAGCTCTCTCTGGATGGGCCGTCCTAGACAAGATCATCAAGGCTAA
- the LOC101298186 gene encoding 60S ribosomal protein L6-like — MAPKARVARKTRNPDLIRGVGKYSRSQMYHKRGLWAIKAKHGGVFPRHDAKPAAEAPAVKPPKFYPAEDVKKPLVNKHKPKPTKLRASITPGTVLIILAGRFKGKRVVFLKQLPSGLLLVTGPFKVNGVPLRRVNQSYVIGTSTKVDISGVNVEKFDDKYFGKAVEKKKKGEGEFFEAEKEDKKEFPQEKKDDQKSVDAVLIKSIEAAPDLKTYLASRFSLRSGMKPHELVF, encoded by the exons ATGGCACCAAAAGCGAGAGTTGCCAGAAAGACCCGAAACCCAGATCTGATCCGTGGTGTGGGTAAGTACTCGAGGTCCCAGATGTACCACAAGCGTGGTCTCTGGGCCATCAAGGCCAAACATGGCGGTGTCTTCCCACGTCATGACGCCAAGCCGGCGGCTGAGGCTCCGGCGGTGAAACCCCCAAAGTTTTACCCTGCTGAGGACGTCAAGAAGCCTCTGGTGAACAAGCACAAGCCTAAGCCCACCAAGCTCAG GGCGAGTATTACACCTGGGACTGTGTTGATTATACTGGCTGGAAGGTTTAAGGGGAAGAGAGTTGTTTTCCTTAAGCAGCTTCCTTCTGGGTTGCTTCTTGTTACTG GGCCATTCAAGGTTAATGGTGTTCCTTTGAGACGTGTGAATCAGTCCTATGTGATTGGAACTTCCACTAAGGTTGATATTTCTGGGGTTAATGTGGAAAAGTTTGATGACAAGTATTTTGGAAAGGCtgtggaaaagaagaagaagggagaAGGAGAGTTTTTTGAGGCAGAGAAAGAG GACAAGAAAGAGTTCccacaagaaaagaaagatgatcAGAAGAGTGTGGATGCTGTGTTGATCAAGTCCATTGAGGCTGCCCCAGACTTGAAGACATACCTAGCTTCAAGATTCTCTCTTAGGTCTGGCATGAAGCCTCATGAGCTTGTCTTTTAG
- the LOC101298479 gene encoding multiple C2 and transmembrane domain-containing protein 2-like — MKSQAGPNPQEDYKLKDTKPQLGERWPHGGVRGGGGWISNERATSTYDLVEQMFYLYVRVVKAKDLPTNPVTGSCDPYVEVKLGNYKGKTQHFEKKTNPEWKQVFAFSKDKIQSSILEVYVREKDMVARDDYVGKVVFDMNEVPTRVPPDSPLAPQWYRLEHRRSDTKVRGEVMLAVWMGTQADEAFPEAWHSDAASVHGEGVFSIRSKVYVSPKLWYLRVNVIEAQDVEPHDKSQPPQAFVKAHVGNQTLKTQVCPTKTPNPMWNEDLIFVAAEPFEELLVLTVENKVSSAKEVQVGKIRLPLTMFERRLDHRPVHSRWFTLERFGFGALEGDKRHELKFSTRVHLRVCLEGAYHVLDESTLYISDVRPTARQLWKQPIGILEVGILSAQGILPMKTKDGKATTDAYCVAKYGQKWVRTRTIIESFSPKWNEQYTWEVYDPCTVITLGVFDNCHLGGNEKPTSGGGAKNDSRIGKVRIRLSTLEMDRIYTNSYPLLVLHPSGLKKMGELQLALRFTCLSLANIIYLYGHPLLPKMHYLHPFTVNQLDSLRYQAMNIVAVRLGRAEPPLRKEVVEYMLDVDSHMWSMRRSKANFFRIVSLFSGLISMSRWFGEVRHWKNPITTVLVHVLFFLLICYPELILPTVFLYMFLIGIWNFRFRPRVPPSMDTKLSWAEAVHPDEMDEEFDTFPTSKAQDVVRMRYDRLRSVAGRIQTVVGDIATQGERFQAVLSWRDPRASSLFVFLCLIIAVVLYVTPFKMLALISGIVWLRHPRFRSKLPSVMSNFFRRLPSRADSML, encoded by the coding sequence ATGAAATCACAAGCTGGCCCTAATCCCCAAGAAGACTACAAACTGAAGGACACGAAACCCCAGCTCGGGGAAAGATGGCCACATGGAGGAGTGCGTGGTGGAGGAGGGTGGATTAGCAACGAAAGAGCTACGAGCACTTACGACCTTGTTGAGCAGATGTTCTATCTCTATGTTAGAGTTGTTAAAGCAAAAGATCTGCCAACAAACCCTGTAACAGGAAGTTGTGACCCTTACGTAGAAGTGAAGCTCGGAAATTACAAGGGCAAAACACAGCactttgagaagaaaacaaacccCGAATGGAAGCAGGTGTTTGCATTCTCAAAAGATAAGATTCAATCTTCCATACTTGAAGTTTATGTCAGAGAAAAAGACATGGTAGCAAGAGATGACTATGTAGGGAAAGTGGTGTTTGACATGAATGAAGTGCCAACTAGAGTTCCACCGGATAGCCCTTTGGCGCCTCAGTGGTATAGATTAGAACACCGGAGAAGTGATACTAAGGTTAGAGGAGAGGTTATGCTTGCAGTATGGATGGGCACACAGGCTGATGAAGCCTTCCCAGAAGCTTGGCACTCAGATGCTGCTTCAGTCCATGGAGAAGGAGTCTTCAGCATTCGTTCCAAAGTTTACGTttcaccaaaactttggtatcTCAGAGTTAACGTAATTGAAGCTCAAGATGTAGAACCACATGACAAAAGCCAACCACCACAAGCTTTTGTGAAGGCTCATGTTGGGAATCAGACACTCAAGACACAGGTATGTCCAACCAAAACCCCTAATCCGATGTGGAATGAAGACTTGATCTTCGTAGCAGCAGAGCCTTTCGAAGAACTGCTTGTACTTACAGTTGAAAACAAAGTCAGCTCTGCAAAAGAAGTACAAGTGGGGAAAATAAGACTGCCACTGACCATGTTCGAAAGGCGCTTGGATCACAGGCCAGTTCATTCTCGCTGGTTCACCCTCGAAAGATTTGGTTTCGGTGCATTGGAGGGAGACAAAAGGCATGAGCTCAAGTTTTCAACCAGAGTCCATCTAAGAGTCTGCCTTGAAGGTGCTTACCATGTTCTAGATGAATCGACCTTGTACATAAGTGATGTGAGGCCTACTGCTAGGCAGCTATGGAAACAGCCAATTGGGATTCTTGAAGTGGGGATTTTAAGTGCTCAAGGGATTCTTCCAATGAAGACAAAGGATGGTAAAGCAACAACTGATGCCTACTGCGTAGCCAAGTATGGGCAGAAATGGGTGAGGACCAGAACAATCATTGAAAGCTTCAGTCCGAAATGGAATGAGCAATACACATGGGAGGTCTATGACCCTTGCACCGTGATCACACTAGGAGTCTTTGACAACTGCCACCTGGGTGGAAATGAGAAACCAACATCCGGCGGTGGAGCTAAAAATGACTCAAGAATTGGCAAGGTAAGAATCCGGCTATCAACTCTTGAAATGGATAGGATTTACACCAACTCTTATccacttcttgttcttcaccCATCTGGGTTGAAAAAGATGGGGGAACTGCAACTGGCATTAAGGTTTACCTGTCTCTCATTAGCAAATATAATCTACCTCTATGGCCATCCCTTGCTTCCCAAAATGCATTACCTGCATCCATTCACTGTGAACCAGTTAGATAGTCTGAGATATCAGGCAATGAACATTGTAGCTGTGAGACTTGGCAGAGCTGAGCCACCACTAAGAAAAGAGGTGGTGGAGTACATGCTTGATGTAGATTCCCACATGTGGAGCATGAGAAGAAGCAAAGCCAACTTTTTCAGAATTGTTTCACTCTTCTCTGGCCTCATCTCCATGAGCAGGTGGTTTGGCGAAGTTCGTCACTGGAAAAACCCAATCACTACAGTTCTAGTTCATGTTCTGTTTTTCCTACTGATCTGCTACCCGGAATTGATCCTCCCTACGGTCTTCCTTTACATGTTTCTGATCGGAATATGGAATTTCCGTTTCCGGCCAAGAGTGCCTCCTAGTATGGACACTAAACTTTCATGGGCAGAAGCTGTTCACCCAGATGAAATGGATGAAGAGTTTGACACCTTTCCTACATCGAAGGCGCAAGATGTGGTGCGAATGAGGTATGACAGACTACGAAGTGTAGCGGGAAGAATTCAAACGGTGGTTGGAGACATAGCAACTCAGGGGGAGAGATTCCAGGCAGTGCTCAGTTGGAGAGACCCAAGAGCAAGCAGCTTGTTCGTATTTTTGTGCCTTATTATTGCTGTAGTGCTCTATGTGACACCCTTCAAGATGCTTGCTCTGATCTCAGGCATAGTTTGGCTACGCCACCCTAGATTCCGAAGCAAGCTACCATCAGTGATGAGCAATTTCTTCAGAAGATTGCCATCTCGTGCTGACAGCATGCTCTGA